In Zhaonella formicivorans, one DNA window encodes the following:
- a CDS encoding DUF3842 family protein, which translates to MKIAIIDGQGGGIGKNLTEKIRQELGDKIEIIALGTNALATSAMLKAGANDGASGENAIVQNVKNVQIIVGTISILVANSMLGELTPAMAKAIGESPALKIILPINRSNIEIIGVKGEPLPHHVEQLVARLKQLIVGENNV; encoded by the coding sequence ATGAAAATTGCAATTATTGACGGCCAGGGTGGAGGTATAGGCAAAAATCTAACTGAAAAAATAAGGCAAGAACTTGGTGACAAAATTGAAATAATTGCGCTTGGGACTAATGCGCTGGCCACTTCGGCGATGCTAAAAGCTGGTGCGAATGACGGCGCTTCAGGAGAAAATGCCATTGTGCAAAATGTAAAAAACGTCCAAATTATTGTGGGAACCATATCGATCTTAGTTGCAAATTCTATGCTAGGAGAATTAACTCCTGCTATGGCAAAGGCCATTGGTGAAAGTCCGGCCCTTAAAATTATATTGCCCATAAATCGATCTAATATAGAAATTATTGGTGTTAAAGGAGAGCCGTTACCTCACCATGTAGAACAACTGGTAGCAAGATTGAAACAGCTTATCGTAGGTGAAAATAATGTATGA